One Succinivibrio dextrinosolvens DNA window includes the following coding sequences:
- a CDS encoding Na(+)-translocating NADH-quinone reductase subunit C, with translation MSKLNKDSVLGTFVIIVTFCLVCSVLVSSAVVALDPFKTAAVANDRQVNILKVSGFEVKGSVAKTFKEHIESHLIDVETGSLADDVVPASQIEGYNFASLAKKPDSSVKIPKDRDVAGILSRAKYMPVYFAKDESGKVVRVILPFYGQALWSTVYGYVALSPADANTILGVTFYSHGETPGLGGEIDNPRWQALWVDKKLTNENGEYKFHIVKNAADKNHEIDALSGATLTSVGVDKTAAFWLGDAYKPFLEKLSKGEIIVNE, from the coding sequence ACTCAGTATTAGGTACCTTTGTTATCATTGTTACCTTCTGCTTGGTATGCTCAGTGCTGGTTTCTTCTGCTGTTGTAGCTTTGGATCCTTTCAAGACTGCAGCTGTAGCAAATGACCGCCAGGTTAATATTCTGAAGGTTTCAGGCTTTGAGGTTAAAGGCTCAGTAGCCAAGACTTTCAAAGAGCATATCGAATCACATCTGATTGATGTTGAAACCGGTTCTCTTGCAGATGACGTTGTTCCTGCTTCTCAGATTGAGGGCTATAACTTCGCTTCATTAGCCAAGAAGCCTGATTCATCAGTTAAGATTCCAAAGGATCGTGATGTTGCAGGTATCTTAAGCCGTGCTAAGTACATGCCTGTATACTTCGCAAAGGATGAAAGCGGCAAGGTTGTTCGTGTAATTCTTCCTTTCTATGGTCAGGCTCTATGGTCTACCGTATATGGTTATGTTGCACTATCTCCTGCTGATGCTAACACCATTTTAGGTGTTACCTTCTACTCACATGGTGAGACTCCAGGTCTAGGTGGTGAGATCGATAACCCACGCTGGCAGGCTTTATGGGTTGATAAGAAGTTAACCAATGAGAACGGCGAGTATAAGTTCCATATTGTTAAGAATGCAGCTGATAAGAATCATGAAATTGATGCTCTGTCAGGCGCAACCTTAACTTCAGTTGGCGTAGATAAAACTGCTGCTTTCTGGTTGGGTGATGCTTACAAACCATTCTTAGAGAAACTAAGCAAAGGGGAGATCATTGTAAATGAGTAA
- the nqrE gene encoding NADH:ubiquinone reductase (Na(+)-transporting) subunit E encodes MLEHYLSLFIKSVFIENMALAFFLGMCTFLAVSKKVTTSAGLGAAVIMVQLLAVPVNNLINTYILKPDALVEGLDLSFLSFITYIGVIAALVQILEIFLDKYVPSLYAALGIFLPLITVNCVIFAGVSFMVQREYTFSESVVYALGSGSSWALAIILLAAINEKLKYANAPGGLRGLPLTFITAGLMAVAFMSFSGIQL; translated from the coding sequence ATGTTAGAACATTATCTATCCCTCTTTATTAAGAGTGTTTTCATTGAAAACATGGCTCTTGCCTTCTTCCTGGGAATGTGTACCTTCTTGGCTGTTTCCAAGAAAGTTACCACATCTGCAGGTTTAGGTGCTGCCGTTATTATGGTTCAGCTGTTAGCAGTTCCTGTTAACAACTTAATCAACACATACATCCTAAAGCCAGATGCTCTTGTTGAAGGTTTGGATCTTTCATTCCTAAGCTTCATTACCTACATCGGTGTTATTGCAGCTCTGGTTCAGATTCTGGAAATCTTCCTGGATAAATACGTACCATCACTGTACGCCGCTCTGGGTATTTTCCTGCCTCTGATTACAGTTAACTGTGTTATTTTCGCTGGTGTATCATTCATGGTGCAGCGTGAATATACCTTTAGTGAGTCTGTAGTATATGCTTTAGGTTCTGGTTCTTCATGGGCTCTTGCAATTATCCTTTTAGCTGCAATTAACGAGAAGCTAAAATACGCTAATGCACCAGGTGGTCTGCGTGGATTACCTCTAACCTTTATCACAGCAGGTCTGATGGCTGTTGCCTTCATGTCCTTCTCTGGTATTCAGTTATAA
- a CDS encoding AAA family ATPase translates to MSENTVTLLNNPYGDASFDSFRQDELAFVDKSLSIKYLDKGMSKYPVLLRPRRFGKSTFVQMLKCYYDISYHDRYEELFSGTRIYDLNLPTHNSYHVINFDFSAVSTGNLNKLLTSFFVVVSRGIKDFILRYPDFVFDYSALDKTDAATLFNEFAIAYKNYSDSKNLYVMIDEYDNFANEILSKDFELFLKITSKDGFLKTFYATIKSLTTDTIAKTFITGVSSVSLDSLTSGFNIALNVTSLDCFNEYAGFTEDELEILIPKLVDVEMLGVTTKDIIERMKPVYDGYCFSRRADKTVYNSSMCLYYLTKVRQEQTFLNPEDYLDPACDQDGYKLEQLFSLADKETVNTIIDRYLQGEPFNLLKLSENINLNQVRKYSREQLLSMLYYLGYLTVNRNSTLDSGISLVIPNQFMSKLFAKCTIEFRFRNNSVFSSQKLDISSLMAVEDDLSSFASSCTEFLSLIMSNQVLVHMKEMALNLVLYAKLEELSKDDFEVRLQKSLRVAGEGEKFADLVVTVNKGTSNECIYLIELKYLSRTEASDHSSESTLKNAIQEASEQVIKYKSALDFKGKNVKAYAMIFAGPDCVYCEQQ, encoded by the coding sequence ATGTCAGAGAATACAGTTACACTACTTAATAATCCTTATGGAGATGCTTCTTTTGATTCTTTTCGTCAGGATGAACTGGCATTTGTAGATAAGAGCCTCTCCATTAAATACCTTGATAAGGGAATGAGTAAATATCCTGTACTCTTACGTCCCCGTCGTTTTGGCAAGTCTACCTTTGTGCAGATGCTCAAGTGCTATTACGACATTTCATATCATGACAGATATGAGGAGCTGTTTTCTGGCACCAGAATTTATGATCTAAATCTCCCAACACACAACAGCTATCATGTAATCAATTTTGATTTCTCGGCTGTTTCAACAGGTAATCTCAATAAGCTCTTAACTAGCTTTTTTGTGGTTGTTTCTCGTGGGATCAAAGATTTTATTCTAAGATATCCCGATTTTGTGTTTGATTATTCAGCTCTGGATAAAACAGATGCTGCAACACTATTTAATGAGTTTGCAATTGCCTACAAAAATTACTCTGACAGTAAAAATCTCTATGTCATGATTGATGAGTATGACAATTTTGCCAATGAGATTTTATCTAAAGATTTTGAGTTATTCTTAAAAATAACCAGTAAAGATGGTTTCCTTAAGACTTTTTATGCCACAATAAAATCCCTAACCACTGATACTATCGCCAAGACCTTTATCACCGGAGTCTCATCTGTATCTCTTGATTCCCTAACCTCAGGCTTTAATATTGCGTTAAATGTTACATCTTTAGATTGTTTCAACGAATACGCCGGCTTTACTGAGGATGAACTTGAAATCCTCATTCCAAAGCTTGTGGATGTAGAAATGTTAGGTGTAACCACTAAAGACATCATTGAAAGAATGAAACCCGTCTATGACGGCTACTGTTTTTCAAGAAGAGCAGATAAGACTGTATACAATTCCTCAATGTGTCTTTATTACCTGACAAAAGTTAGACAGGAACAGACATTTCTAAATCCAGAGGATTATCTTGATCCTGCCTGCGATCAGGACGGCTACAAACTTGAGCAGTTGTTTAGCCTTGCAGATAAAGAGACTGTAAATACCATCATTGACAGATACCTTCAGGGAGAGCCTTTTAATCTTCTGAAGCTCTCTGAGAATATCAATCTCAATCAGGTAAGGAAATACTCTCGAGAGCAGCTTTTATCCATGCTCTACTATCTTGGCTATCTTACCGTCAACAGGAATTCAACCCTGGATAGCGGTATTTCTCTGGTGATCCCAAATCAGTTCATGTCAAAGCTTTTTGCCAAGTGCACTATCGAGTTCAGATTCAGAAACAATTCCGTATTCTCATCCCAGAAACTTGATATTTCTTCTCTAATGGCCGTTGAAGATGATTTATCCTCATTTGCCTCATCCTGTACTGAATTTTTGAGTCTGATTATGTCAAATCAGGTGCTGGTGCATATGAAAGAAATGGCCTTAAATCTGGTTCTGTACGCCAAACTTGAAGAGCTTTCAAAGGATGATTTTGAGGTAAGACTGCAGAAATCCCTAAGAGTCGCAGGTGAGGGAGAGAAATTTGCAGATCTGGTTGTAACCGTAAACAAAGGTACTAGCAATGAGTGCATCTACCTGATTGAGCTTAAGTATCTTTCCAGAACAGAAGCCTCAGATCATAGTAGTGAAAGTACCTTAAAGAACGCAATTCAGGAAGCCTCTGAGCAGGTTATAAAGTACAAATCCGCTCTGGACTTTAAAGGCAAGAATGTCAAAGCCTATGCCATGATCTTTGCTGGCCCTGACTGTGTTTACTGTGAGCAGCAGTAG
- the nqrF gene encoding NADH:ubiquinone reductase (Na(+)-transporting) subunit F: MFTIVSGVAMFVAIVVILVALILVARKFLVQSGDITIGVNDDPKLDMKCPAGGKLLNDLSEKGIFVSSACGGRGACGQCKVRVTEGGGNVLPIEYSHFSKKEIKEGWRLACQVTVKNDCKIALPPEVFGVKKWECEVISNHNVATFIKELRLRIPEGEEVPFRAGGYIQIEAPAHTVKYADFDIEPQFIGAFKRFGFDKLVSKVDTPTIRAYSMANYPGEKGLIMLNVRIATPPFSNPSAPPGIMSSYIWSLKPGDKVTISGPFGEFFARDTDNEMVFIGGGAGMAPMRSHIFDQLKRLNSKRKISFWYGARSLNEVFYADEFDQLAKEHPNFTWHLALSDPQPEDHWTGLTGFIANVLYEQYLRDHKNPEDCEYYMCGPPMMSKSAVDMLHSLGVEDENILFDNFGG; this comes from the coding sequence ATGTTTACTATCGTTTCTGGTGTTGCAATGTTCGTTGCTATCGTTGTTATCCTGGTAGCATTGATTCTTGTTGCAAGAAAATTCCTGGTTCAGTCAGGCGACATCACCATTGGTGTTAATGACGATCCAAAGCTGGACATGAAGTGTCCTGCAGGCGGTAAGCTTCTGAACGATCTATCCGAGAAGGGCATTTTCGTTTCTTCTGCTTGTGGTGGTCGCGGTGCTTGCGGTCAGTGTAAAGTAAGAGTAACAGAAGGTGGCGGTAACGTCCTTCCTATCGAGTATTCTCATTTCTCAAAGAAGGAGATTAAAGAAGGCTGGCGTTTAGCATGTCAGGTTACAGTTAAGAATGACTGTAAGATTGCTCTGCCTCCTGAGGTATTCGGTGTTAAGAAGTGGGAATGTGAGGTTATTTCTAACCATAACGTTGCTACTTTCATTAAAGAGCTGCGCTTACGTATTCCAGAGGGTGAGGAAGTTCCATTCCGTGCTGGTGGATATATTCAGATCGAAGCTCCTGCTCATACCGTTAAGTATGCAGATTTCGATATTGAGCCTCAGTTCATCGGTGCTTTCAAACGCTTCGGTTTTGATAAGCTGGTTTCAAAGGTTGATACTCCAACCATCAGAGCTTACTCAATGGCTAACTATCCAGGTGAGAAAGGTCTGATTATGCTGAATGTTCGAATTGCTACACCTCCATTTAGCAACCCATCAGCTCCTCCTGGAATCATGTCTTCATACATCTGGAGCTTGAAGCCTGGTGACAAGGTTACTATTTCAGGTCCATTCGGAGAGTTCTTCGCTCGCGATACCGACAATGAAATGGTATTCATCGGTGGTGGTGCTGGTATGGCTCCTATGCGTTCACACATTTTCGATCAGTTAAAGAGATTGAATTCAAAGCGTAAGATTTCATTCTGGTATGGTGCACGTTCATTGAACGAAGTTTTCTATGCTGACGAGTTCGATCAGTTAGCTAAGGAACATCCAAACTTCACATGGCATTTAGCTCTGTCTGATCCACAGCCAGAAGATCACTGGACAGGTTTAACTGGCTTCATTGCCAACGTTCTGTATGAGCAGTACTTGCGTGATCACAAGAATCCTGAAGATTGTGAGTACTACATGTGCGGACCTCCAATGATGTCTAAGTCAGCTGTTGATATGTTACATTCACTGGGTGTTGAAGACGAGAATATCCTATTCGATAACTTCGGTGGTTAA
- a CDS encoding NADH:ubiquinone reductase (Na(+)-transporting) subunit D, giving the protein MSKGPSLKEIFLTPIIANNPVMIQILGICSSLAVTSSMKTAFVMGLSVTAVCSLANLAISIVRNYIPNSVRIIAQMTVIASLVILVDQILKAFAYDLSKQLSVYVGLIITNCIVMGRTEGFALKSAPLPSLLDGLGNGLGYMLVLCVVATIRELFGAGTWFGMTVLESVNNGGWYVPCGLLVMPPCSFFLLGLLIWGVKTFRKDLQEPLEYDTHREDY; this is encoded by the coding sequence ATGAGTAAGGGTCCAAGTCTAAAGGAGATATTCCTAACTCCAATCATTGCAAATAACCCTGTAATGATTCAGATCTTAGGTATCTGTTCTTCTCTAGCTGTTACCTCAAGCATGAAGACTGCTTTTGTTATGGGTCTGTCTGTAACTGCTGTATGTTCATTAGCCAATCTGGCTATTTCAATCGTACGCAATTACATCCCTAACTCAGTGCGTATTATTGCTCAGATGACAGTTATTGCATCACTGGTTATTCTGGTTGATCAGATCTTGAAGGCTTTTGCTTACGATCTGTCAAAGCAGTTATCAGTTTATGTTGGTCTGATTATTACCAACTGTATCGTTATGGGTAGAACCGAAGGCTTTGCTCTTAAGTCAGCTCCTCTGCCATCACTTTTAGATGGTTTGGGAAACGGCTTAGGTTATATGCTGGTTCTATGCGTTGTCGCAACTATCCGTGAATTATTCGGTGCTGGCACTTGGTTTGGTATGACCGTATTAGAGTCCGTTAATAACGGAGGCTGGTATGTTCCATGCGGACTGTTAGTAATGCCACCATGCTCATTCTTCCTATTAGGTCTTCTAATCTGGGGTGTTAAGACATTCCGTAAAGATCTTCAGGAACCTCTTGAGTACGATACTCACAGGGAGGATTACTAA
- a CDS encoding AAA family ATPase, which translates to MSESTVKLLNNPYGQVSFDSFRLKNRAFADKSLVIKYLDDDSMSLYPVLLRPRRFGKSTFVQMLKCFYDISYQDRYEELFSGTKIYDLNLPTHNSYHVINFDFSAVSTGNLNKLLTSFFVVVSRGIKDFILRYPDFVFDYSALDKTDAATLFNEFAIAYKDYSESQKLYVMIDEYDNFANEILSKDLELFLKITCKDGFLKTFYATIKSLTTDTIAKTFITGVSSVSLDSLTSGFNIASNVTDLACFNEYAGFTEDELCILIPKLVDVEKLGVPPKEIISRMKPVYDGYCFSAEADKTVYNSSMCLYYLDVVREKGIFLNPEDYLEPACDQDGYKLEQLFSLADKETVDKIIDRYLQGEPFNLLKLSENINLNQVRKYSREQLLSMLYYLGYLTVNRNSTLDSGISLVIPNQFMSKLFAKCTIEFRFRNNAVFSSQKLDISSLMAVEDDLSSFTSSCTEFLSLIMSNQVLVHMKEMALNLVLYAKLEELSKDDFEVRLQKSLRVAGEGEKFADLVVTVNKGTSNECIYLIELKYLTKTEASDKSGENTLKNAIQEASEQVIKYKSALDFKGKNVKAYAMIFAGPDCVYCQQN; encoded by the coding sequence ATGTCAGAGAGTACAGTTAAATTACTTAATAATCCATATGGACAAGTCTCTTTTGATTCATTTCGTCTTAAGAACAGGGCTTTTGCAGATAAAAGTCTGGTGATTAAATATCTGGACGATGACAGTATGAGTCTATATCCTGTACTTCTGCGTCCCCGTCGTTTTGGCAAGTCTACCTTTGTGCAGATGCTCAAGTGTTTTTACGACATTTCCTATCAGGACAGATACGAAGAGCTGTTTTCTGGTACTAAGATTTATGATCTAAATCTCCCAACACACAACAGCTATCATGTAATCAATTTTGATTTTTCCGCAGTTTCAACAGGTAATCTCAATAAGCTCTTAACCAGTTTTTTTGTGGTTGTTTCCCGTGGGATCAAAGATTTTATTCTAAGATATCCTGATTTTGTGTTTGATTATTCAGCACTGGATAAAACAGATGCTGCAACACTATTTAATGAGTTTGCAATTGCCTACAAAGATTACTCAGAAAGCCAGAAACTTTATGTCATGATTGATGAGTATGACAATTTTGCCAATGAGATTTTATCTAAAGATTTAGAGTTATTCTTAAAAATAACCTGTAAAGATGGCTTCCTTAAGACTTTTTATGCCACAATAAAATCCCTAACCACCGATACTATTGCCAAGACCTTTATCACTGGTGTTTCTTCCGTATCTCTTGATTCCCTAACCTCAGGCTTTAATATTGCAAGTAATGTTACAGACTTGGCCTGTTTTAATGAATATGCAGGTTTTACTGAGGATGAGCTCTGTATTCTCATTCCTAAGCTTGTGGATGTAGAGAAGTTAGGAGTACCCCCAAAAGAAATTATAAGCAGGATGAAACCGGTCTATGACGGTTACTGTTTTTCAGCTGAAGCTGATAAGACGGTCTATAATTCCTCCATGTGTCTTTACTACCTTGATGTGGTTCGTGAGAAAGGTATATTCCTCAATCCGGAGGATTATCTCGAGCCTGCCTGCGATCAGGACGGCTACAAGCTTGAGCAGTTGTTTAGTCTTGCAGACAAAGAGACTGTTGATAAGATTATTGACAGATACCTTCAGGGAGAGCCTTTTAATCTTTTGAAGCTCTCTGAGAATATCAATTTAAATCAGGTAAGGAAATACTCTCGAGAGCAGCTTTTATCCATGCTCTACTATCTTGGCTATCTTACCGTCAACAGGAATTCAACCCTGGATAGCGGTATTTCTCTGGTGATCCCAAATCAGTTCATGTCAAAGCTTTTTGCCAAGTGCACTATCGAGTTCAGATTCAGAAACAATGCAGTATTCTCCTCACAGAAACTTGATATTTCTTCTCTAATGGCCGTTGAAGATGACTTATCCTCATTTACCTCATCCTGTACTGAATTTTTAAGTCTGATTATGTCAAATCAGGTGCTGGTGCATATGAAGGAAATGGCCTTAAATCTGGTTCTGTACGCCAAACTTGAAGAGCTTTCAAAGGATGATTTTGAGGTAAGACTGCAGAAGTCTCTGAGAGTCGCAGGTGAGGGAGAGAAATTTGCAGATCTGGTTGTAACCGTAAACAAAGGTACTAGCAATGAGTGCATCTACCTTATTGAGCTTAAATATCTTACCAAAACCGAAGCTTCTGATAAGAGTGGTGAAAACACCTTAAAGAACGCAATTCAGGAAGCCTCTGAGCAGGTTATAAAGTACAAATCCGCTCTGGACTTTAAAGGCAAGAATGTCAAAGCCTATGCCATGATCTTTGCTGGCCCTGACTGTGTTTACTGTCAGCAGAATTAG
- the tnpA gene encoding IS200/IS605 family transposase, producing MEFDSNARSVFLLNYHLILVVKYRRKVFDDTISERAKEIFSRIAPNYNISLQEWGHDEDHVHILFRVHPKTAISKFINAYKNASSRLLKKGSSKLSDRFSLIRNY from the coding sequence ATGGAGTTTGATAGTAATGCTCGTTCAGTCTTTCTACTGAATTATCATTTGATTCTGGTTGTAAAATACAGAAGAAAAGTATTTGACGACACAATATCAGAAAGAGCAAAAGAAATATTTTCTAGAATTGCACCTAATTACAATATCAGTCTGCAGGAGTGGGGACATGATGAGGATCATGTTCATATTTTGTTCAGAGTTCACCCCAAAACAGCAATCAGTAAATTTATAAACGCATATAAGAATGCCAGCAGTAGACTACTGAAAAAAGGAAGTTCAAAATTATCGGATAGATTTTCTTTAATAAGGAATTATTGA
- a CDS encoding tyrosine-type recombinase/integrase, which translates to MTLRASEVVALKVENIHLGTPSYMNVYGKGAKTRQIPIPSFLENELKTYMTKHHLDEPLKRNNLLFVNNKGESFTRFGIFKMVRKYAVIAHQINPDLVPANLSPMVLDTLGNSLSKPEDRLDLH; encoded by the coding sequence ATGACTTTAAGAGCAAGTGAGGTTGTTGCGCTTAAGGTCGAAAACATTCATCTAGGAACACCTTCCTATATGAACGTATACGGAAAAGGAGCTAAAACAAGACAAATCCCAATTCCATCATTCCTTGAAAACGAACTTAAGACCTATATGACAAAACACCATTTAGATGAACCTTTAAAAAGAAACAATCTGCTATTTGTAAATAACAAAGGAGAGTCTTTTACTCGATTCGGTATTTTTAAAATGGTTAGAAAATATGCTGTAATTGCACATCAAATCAATCCGGACTTAGTCCCTGCAAATCTAAGCCCCATGGTCTTAGATACTTTGGGCAATTCTTTATCTAAACCAGAAGATCGACTTGATTTACATTAG
- a CDS encoding DUF4885 family protein: MSQINKLFSFSYKNVSYFLKSRRSAHNTLNAPHFNAADASATKLSETLNKLNEIALNKRNSKVQQDTKQEITPDVVTYSKNKQSKACYLPNRKTVSLETLENSFSSAKNSNLKALENPGSSIVANNQNKYRGVANVINDLNTHFLTDEYYFNGRVSDAEKTAFDRKMVSGQIENILKEHDIELSSDFSCEFVIDPDNYRITVENCENQELKEKIEQALNDGDENKDFADRNGRNLYNHIYLSGKDYKNSQITHDGQLKRYVNDLVQEKIGINLKDCKNVGDDFITSDGQSVKELFLKQVEEEENTTDNIRSFKELRSFYLSQVKYFDFTDNNKQVLRISFSENSLHDIGQQEDFGGNLEFIHEMASVSGAKDSRKTFTCFI; encoded by the coding sequence ATGAGCCAGATTAATAAGTTATTTAGTTTCTCTTATAAGAACGTGTCTTATTTCCTTAAAAGCCGTAGGTCTGCACATAACACTTTAAACGCACCTCATTTTAATGCAGCAGATGCTTCAGCAACCAAGCTTTCAGAAACATTAAACAAGCTTAATGAAATTGCATTAAACAAGAGAAATTCTAAAGTTCAACAAGATACAAAGCAGGAAATAACTCCTGACGTTGTAACCTATTCAAAAAATAAACAATCCAAAGCTTGCTATCTTCCAAATAGAAAAACAGTTAGTTTGGAGACGTTAGAAAATTCTTTTTCTAGTGCTAAAAATTCCAATTTAAAAGCACTTGAAAATCCAGGCTCAAGTATCGTTGCTAATAATCAGAATAAATATAGAGGTGTTGCAAACGTAATTAATGACCTCAACACACATTTTCTAACAGATGAATACTATTTTAATGGTAGAGTTTCTGACGCAGAAAAAACAGCTTTTGACAGAAAAATGGTGTCAGGTCAGATTGAGAATATTCTGAAAGAACATGATATTGAACTTTCATCAGACTTTTCCTGTGAATTTGTTATTGATCCTGATAACTACAGAATTACTGTAGAGAACTGTGAAAATCAGGAGCTTAAAGAAAAAATTGAGCAAGCATTAAACGATGGTGATGAAAATAAGGATTTTGCAGATCGTAACGGAAGGAATCTTTATAACCATATATATTTATCTGGCAAGGATTATAAAAATTCACAAATTACACATGACGGGCAACTTAAACGCTACGTAAATGATCTGGTACAAGAAAAAATAGGAATTAATCTAAAGGACTGCAAGAACGTTGGGGATGACTTTATTACCAGTGATGGACAGAGTGTAAAAGAATTATTCCTAAAACAAGTTGAAGAAGAAGAAAACACCACTGATAACATACGTTCATTTAAAGAACTAAGAAGCTTTTATTTAAGTCAGGTAAAATACTTTGATTTTACAGACAATAACAAGCAAGTATTAAGAATAAGTTTTTCAGAAAACTCTCTACATGATATTGGTCAACAAGAAGATTTTGGAGGTAATTTAGAGTTTATCCACGAAATGGCTAGCGTTTCAGGTGCGAAAGATTCAAGAAAAACCTTTACCTGTTTTATTTAA